One genomic region from Candidatus Caldarchaeum subterraneum encodes:
- a CDS encoding transcriptional regulator, MarR family, whose product MARAKSLAAGDVCPIVSATKLIGSVWSMVIISYLVEGPKGFNELLKAVPGLNSKTLSRTLKNLQKKGLVERNVVSLQPFSVAYSLTPMAKELAPILEQLREWGSKWAMQNTRNISL is encoded by the coding sequence ATGGCGCGCGCGAAATCCTTGGCGGCTGGAGATGTCTGTCCGATTGTTTCGGCCACGAAGCTTATTGGAAGCGTTTGGTCGATGGTGATAATCTCATACCTTGTTGAAGGCCCTAAAGGGTTCAACGAGCTACTTAAAGCCGTGCCCGGGCTCAACTCCAAAACCCTCTCAAGAACCCTAAAAAACCTTCAAAAGAAAGGCCTCGTCGAAAGAAATGTTGTTAGCCTCCAACCCTTCTCAGTAGCCTATTCGCTCACCCCCATGGCAAAGGAGCTCGCACCCATACTGGAACAACTCAGAGAATGGGGGTCAAAATGGGCTATGCAAAATACTCGAAACATCTCTCTATAA
- a CDS encoding DtxR family iron dependent repressor: MLETGSRIEALMRAHKRERGSVKLAEEYLEAVYEILQQRDGRVRPVDVAKALNVAPSTVKKVITRLCEKGYLRYQPYKVLELTEEGLARVRQLKHRHDTVSKLFQTLGLDELSAEVEAERMEHSLSETSTAVLEALLNTLESDLEVLHRVRSGVSEVLVGGGFLRRKD, from the coding sequence TTGTTGGAGACGGGCAGCCGTATTGAGGCCCTTATGCGGGCTCATAAACGGGAAAGAGGTAGCGTGAAGCTGGCGGAGGAGTATCTAGAAGCGGTGTATGAAATTCTTCAACAAAGGGATGGCAGGGTCCGGCCGGTGGATGTTGCAAAAGCTTTGAACGTGGCTCCGAGCACGGTGAAGAAGGTTATCACCCGTTTATGCGAAAAAGGTTACCTTCGCTACCAGCCCTACAAGGTTCTTGAGCTGACTGAGGAAGGGCTTGCGAGGGTGAGACAGCTTAAGCATAGGCATGACACCGTATCGAAGCTGTTTCAGACACTTGGGCTGGACGAGCTCTCGGCGGAAGTGGAGGCTGAGAGAATGGAGCATAGCCTCAGCGAGACCTCGACGGCTGTTTTGGAGGCTTTGCTAAATACTCTCGAATCCGACTTGGAGGTGCTTCACAGGGTTAGGAGTGGTGTTTCTGAGGTGTTGGTTGGTGGCGGTTTTTTACGGAGAAAGGACTAA
- a CDS encoding 2-isopropylmalate synthase: protein MVTTLLDSTLREGELFRVLKLSTKLELVERLADAGLKRVEITVDYPPRTTREDVEPLVKKCNSLGVEAVLHGRAIRQDLEAAAKYDAAGVGLYIALTEIHRTHKLHGISYQEGLERLMDAVKTAREMGFRYVRATVEDASRFYLEGQLPPLVDAVNSVRKAGATLVSVPDTAGLLSPQKTREFITFLREKTDAPLAAHFHNDYGMASANTVEAVLAGADEAHVTVMGVGDRNGIADLYEVVAVLEDIHGIDLGVDRSKLNSLYSYFSKVAGLRLPWRHPLSEEARTIRAGVHQSMAVEKPEGYMPEKKLRHDVENPVFEIGVYSSHRLIAHLTGLPSTDPRARSATEALARKAREKKGRLSISDIKEVLKNELGIEVDNNRLSRFFGGEKVYILAKLNPRFDPGKIYDTLVSWDDVEMVDEVYGDVDLVVVGRMKLVGQNLVERFKDIFADAIDDLKVLVAD, encoded by the coding sequence ATGGTAACAACGCTGCTTGACTCGACTCTCAGGGAGGGGGAGCTTTTCAGGGTTCTCAAACTTTCCACAAAACTGGAGCTGGTGGAAAGACTTGCGGACGCGGGGTTAAAAAGAGTCGAGATAACCGTGGATTATCCTCCTAGAACGACCCGCGAGGATGTGGAGCCTCTGGTCAAGAAATGTAACTCCCTAGGGGTTGAGGCTGTGCTTCATGGTAGAGCGATAAGGCAAGACCTTGAGGCTGCTGCGAAATATGACGCGGCCGGTGTAGGGCTTTACATCGCTTTGACTGAGATACATCGTACGCACAAGCTTCACGGAATCAGTTATCAAGAGGGTTTGGAGCGGCTGATGGATGCTGTGAAAACCGCGCGTGAAATGGGTTTCAGATATGTGAGGGCCACGGTAGAAGATGCTTCACGGTTCTACCTCGAGGGCCAGCTACCCCCTCTCGTCGACGCGGTCAACTCTGTGAGAAAAGCAGGAGCGACTCTCGTCAGCGTCCCCGATACAGCAGGGCTTCTTTCACCGCAGAAGACACGTGAATTTATCACGTTTCTGAGAGAGAAAACAGACGCCCCGTTGGCTGCGCATTTTCACAACGACTATGGCATGGCGTCAGCCAACACGGTTGAGGCGGTGTTGGCAGGGGCTGATGAGGCTCATGTAACTGTGATGGGTGTTGGTGACAGAAACGGGATAGCGGACCTATACGAGGTTGTCGCGGTGCTTGAGGACATTCACGGCATAGACCTCGGTGTGGACCGCTCCAAGCTAAACAGCCTCTACAGCTACTTCTCCAAGGTGGCGGGGCTTAGGCTCCCGTGGCGTCATCCACTATCAGAGGAAGCGAGAACAATACGTGCAGGAGTCCATCAGTCGATGGCTGTCGAGAAACCAGAGGGATACATGCCTGAGAAAAAACTGAGGCACGACGTGGAGAACCCCGTCTTCGAAATCGGCGTCTACTCGAGCCACCGGCTGATAGCTCATCTGACTGGTTTACCGTCGACGGACCCCAGAGCCCGCTCTGCAACTGAGGCTCTCGCGAGAAAGGCGCGGGAGAAAAAAGGTCGTCTCAGCATAAGCGACATAAAAGAGGTGCTGAAAAACGAGCTGGGAATTGAGGTGGATAACAACAGGCTTAGCAGGTTCTTCGGCGGGGAGAAAGTCTACATCCTGGCTAAGCTTAACCCAAGGTTTGACCCCGGCAAGATTTATGATACTCTGGTTTCATGGGATGATGTGGAGATGGTTGACGAGGTTTACGGCGATGTTGACCTTGTGGTAGTGGGTAGAATGAAGCTAGTAGGTCAAAACCTTGTGGAGAGGTTTAAGGACATTTTCGCAGATGCTATTGACGACCTGAAGGTTTTGGTGGCCGATTAG
- a CDS encoding signal-transduction protein → MAVSSMLVKDVMTADVVTVSPTTSVYAAAKIMAEEEVGSLVVTVGEKPVGVLTERDVVRRVVAAGLSPRRTSVEDVMTSPVVVVGENTSLEEAVAIMASNRVRRLLVVRDEKLVGIVTVTDIVRALGEESAKAAPAILRG, encoded by the coding sequence TTGGCGGTGTCAAGTATGCTGGTAAAGGATGTGATGACCGCTGATGTTGTCACGGTTTCACCTACGACATCTGTCTATGCAGCGGCTAAGATAATGGCTGAGGAGGAGGTTGGGTCGCTGGTCGTGACCGTGGGTGAGAAGCCTGTCGGTGTTTTGACTGAGAGGGATGTTGTGAGACGGGTTGTGGCAGCGGGTTTGTCGCCGCGGAGAACGTCAGTGGAGGATGTTATGACGTCCCCCGTAGTGGTTGTTGGAGAAAATACCTCCTTGGAGGAAGCGGTGGCCATAATGGCATCCAACCGTGTGCGGAGGCTTCTTGTCGTGAGGGATGAGAAGCTGGTTGGAATAGTGACGGTCACAGACATCGTGAGGGCCCTCGGAGAAGAGTCGGCGAAAGCCGCTCCAGCCATCCTGCGAGGCTAA